A window of the Streptomyces sp. Ag109_O5-10 genome harbors these coding sequences:
- a CDS encoding CocE/NonD family hydrolase — protein MGTHRKALRTTAVGAVSATLIAGGVLGFTPAAQAAGNGVRFVDITGDGGTTLKANVVTPAGADGSHRYPLLVMPTSWGFPQFEYLAQAQKLADSGYVVVAYNVRGFWQSGGGIEVAGPPDVADASKVIDWALANTPSDAGHIGMAGVSYGAGISLLAAAHDNRIRAVASLSGWADLIDSIYSGRTEHSEATALLDGVGQVTGRPSAETSQVFKDFFASDLSNEQELIDWGKQRSAATYVDRINKNGAAIMLANAWGDTVFPPNQIADFYGRLTGPKRLELRPGDHATAELTGLFGLPNDVWTDTERWFDHYLKGADNGIDREQPVELKSRSTGGYEGYPDWKSVGATGRKIDLAGTATVHANVDSGADGGIVFLSSILDQVAQLPPVASIPLLPRRWAAVWQSGRYTDTQQVRGTARLHTTLTPTAESGTLVAYLYDVGPLGLGKLVTNAPYTWHGRTPGKAFDVDLDLFSTAYDVPAGHRLALVIDTVDPLYIEHNPPGAQLTFSSPVDDPSYVSVPLREQ, from the coding sequence GTGGGAACCCATCGCAAGGCCCTGCGCACGACCGCCGTGGGGGCGGTCTCCGCGACCCTGATCGCCGGCGGCGTCCTCGGGTTCACCCCCGCCGCCCAGGCCGCCGGGAACGGCGTCCGGTTCGTCGACATCACCGGGGACGGCGGCACGACGCTCAAGGCGAACGTGGTCACGCCCGCGGGCGCCGACGGCTCGCACCGCTACCCGCTGCTCGTCATGCCCACGAGCTGGGGCTTCCCCCAGTTCGAGTACCTGGCCCAGGCCCAGAAGCTCGCCGACTCCGGCTATGTGGTGGTGGCCTACAACGTCCGGGGGTTCTGGCAGTCCGGCGGCGGAATAGAAGTGGCGGGGCCGCCCGACGTGGCCGACGCGTCGAAGGTGATCGACTGGGCGCTCGCCAACACCCCGTCCGACGCGGGGCACATCGGCATGGCGGGCGTGTCGTACGGCGCCGGCATCAGCCTGCTGGCGGCCGCGCACGACAACCGGATCAGGGCGGTCGCCTCGTTGAGCGGCTGGGCCGACCTGATCGACTCGATCTACTCGGGCCGCACCGAGCACTCCGAGGCCACCGCCCTCCTCGACGGTGTCGGCCAGGTCACCGGCCGCCCGAGCGCGGAGACCAGCCAGGTCTTCAAGGACTTCTTCGCCTCCGACCTGTCCAACGAACAGGAACTGATCGACTGGGGCAAGCAGCGTTCCGCCGCGACCTATGTCGACCGGATCAACAAGAACGGCGCGGCGATCATGCTCGCCAACGCCTGGGGCGACACGGTCTTCCCGCCGAACCAGATCGCCGACTTCTACGGCCGGCTGACCGGTCCCAAGCGGCTCGAACTGCGCCCCGGTGACCACGCGACCGCCGAGCTGACCGGACTGTTCGGGCTGCCCAACGACGTGTGGACGGACACCGAGCGCTGGTTCGACCACTACCTCAAGGGCGCGGACAACGGGATCGACCGCGAGCAGCCGGTGGAGCTGAAGTCCCGTTCCACCGGTGGCTACGAGGGCTATCCGGACTGGAAGTCGGTCGGCGCCACCGGGCGGAAGATCGACCTCGCGGGCACGGCCACCGTGCACGCGAACGTCGACTCGGGCGCGGACGGCGGGATCGTCTTCCTGTCCAGCATCCTCGACCAGGTCGCCCAGCTGCCGCCGGTCGCCTCGATCCCGCTGCTCCCCCGCCGCTGGGCCGCGGTCTGGCAGTCCGGACGGTACACCGACACCCAACAGGTGCGCGGCACGGCCCGGTTGCACACCACCCTCACCCCGACCGCGGAGAGCGGCACCCTCGTCGCCTACCTCTACGACGTGGGGCCGCTCGGTCTGGGCAAGCTGGTCACCAACGCGCCATACACCTGGCACGGCCGGACGCCCGGCAAGGCGTTCGACGTGGACCTGGACCTGTTCTCCACCGCCTACGACGTGCCCGCCGGGCACCGGCTCGCGCTGGTGATCGACACGGTGGACCCGCTCTACATCGAGCACAACCCGCCCGGCGCGCAGCTGACCTTCTCCTCGCCGGTGGACGACCCGTCGTACGTGTCCGTTCCGCTGCGCGAGCAGTGA